Below is a genomic region from Deinococcus koreensis.
CGACCACCTGGGCCGCCTGGTGGGCTTCGGCGGCCGCGTGCTGGACGACTCCAAGCCCAAGTACCTGAACACCCCGGAAACGGAGGCCTTCCGCAAGGGCGAACTGCTGTACGGCCTGGATAAGGCCCGCGCCGCCCTGAAGGACAGCCGCTCCGAGCTGGTGGTGGTCGAAGGCTACATGGACGTGATCACCATGCACCAGCACGGCTTCACCGGCGCCGTGGCCAGCTTGGGCACCGCCCTGACCGCCGAGCATGCCACGCTGCTCGAGCGCCTGGGCGTGCAGGGCATCACGCTGCTCTTCGACCAGGACGAGGCCGGGCTCAAGGCCACGCTGTCGGGGCTTGATCAGGTGGTGGGCGCCAAGTTCCGCGTGCGGGCGACCTCGGTGCCCAGCGGCAAGGACCCGGCCGATACCCTGCTCGCCGGCGGCGACGCGGCGCTGCGCGAGGCCCTGCGCGGCGGCCTGGATGAAGTCAAGTACCGCGTGCAGGCGGCCATCGACAAGCACGGGGTGAGCACCTCCGAGGGCAAACGCCGCATCCTGACCGAGCTGCTGCCACGTATGCAGAACCTCGATCCGCTCGACGAGATCGCCGAGGGCGTACGCAACGCCGCCTGCGAGACCCTGGGCATCAAGCCCGAGGCCCTGATGGAATGGATCGGCTCGAAGGCCAAGCGCCGCCAGCTGACCGACACCCACCTGGCCGGCATGAGCACCGTGCGCTCCGAGGAAGACCACGAGCTCTCGCTGCTGCGGCAGCTCTTGGTCAACCCCAGCCTGCTCGCCAAGCTGGACGGCTCGACCCCGTGGCGCAACGAGGCGGTTCGCAAGGTCATGCTCGCCCTGCAGGGCGCCGGGGGCGAGGGGGACATCCTGGAACTCTTCCGGGGCCAGCCCGAGGAACAGCTGCTGATCCGCCTGATGTTCGAGGGCCGCGATTCGGGCACCCTCTCCCGCGCCCACGCCGAGCAGTACGACCAGAAACGCGGCGCCTACGCGGCTACCGCCGTGGACGACATCCAGGTCAGCATGAGCATCGACGCCATGCGCGCCGAGGTGAATCTCCTCAAGGCCCAGGTCGGCGCCGCCGCCCCCACCGAACAGCTGGGGCTGCTGAAGCAGATTCAGGAACTCCAGCGCGCGATCGAGGCCGAGAAGCGGGGGCGAAGAAGTCTGACGTAGAGGGTGGGGGTGGTTGGGCGCTGAGTGGGTCACGCTCACCCCTTCGCCGG
It encodes:
- the dnaG gene encoding DNA primase, producing the protein MGTKEDVRTRLNIAEIVGEHVHLSPAGKGRLKGLCPFHKEKSPSFQVDTEQGYFYCFGCKAGGDVFSFVQRTENLSFGDALRKLAEKAGIQVEAKYGEKSSRDLYDVNAFALSYFREHLPGPALDYLSRRGLSSATIDSFELGYAPEGWDGLLRHARVKGLSERQLLDAGLLTENPENGRIYDRFRGRVMFPIRDHLGRLVGFGGRVLDDSKPKYLNTPETEAFRKGELLYGLDKARAALKDSRSELVVVEGYMDVITMHQHGFTGAVASLGTALTAEHATLLERLGVQGITLLFDQDEAGLKATLSGLDQVVGAKFRVRATSVPSGKDPADTLLAGGDAALREALRGGLDEVKYRVQAAIDKHGVSTSEGKRRILTELLPRMQNLDPLDEIAEGVRNAACETLGIKPEALMEWIGSKAKRRQLTDTHLAGMSTVRSEEDHELSLLRQLLVNPSLLAKLDGSTPWRNEAVRKVMLALQGAGGEGDILELFRGQPEEQLLIRLMFEGRDSGTLSRAHAEQYDQKRGAYAATAVDDIQVSMSIDAMRAEVNLLKAQVGAAAPTEQLGLLKQIQELQRAIEAEKRGRRSLT